A section of the Salmo trutta chromosome 4, fSalTru1.1, whole genome shotgun sequence genome encodes:
- the cep135 gene encoding centrosomal protein of 135 kDa isoform X2 translates to MSTNAERKFINLRKRLDQLGYRQPLGIETLPLVEKLFCDLVHTTESLRNAKLNAGKTEKESRNLDALLEPYKTENARLVRENNELHVGLLKLREEKDRVSRELKAYIRKLDHETSDLKFLNNQYVHKVRSLEKDSKAKTERIQQLQEKNMQAVVQTPGGKKHSIPFRRQRMQIDELIPHSSGPTQPVAQPDDPYIADLLQVADDRIQELQQDITKLKLDLERAQGGIKHLHIQVEERDKEIERLSRALDGGRPYDVISLEAQTISNEKLIAHLNLQIEYLQETNRTLEQKVQGLQQRKQDASTEVADLSAKNQELCQELTHIDHLAKQLEKDKDLVLETADLELQEAKKEIQKQHRALEDLEDVITKLRRDHAEGDYEKDRLRDQLGELREQNEKMEGLMNFLEEEKRRLQDKLEKMTDADKELVLELESMRSKHGVCGKDRSPSRLDAFVRSLEEERDYYRQEAERYRRARGPGVMDHTPTRSSPGRGRSPRGRTGWHGRGDSVDLELSRTVKERDELQAVLLGFERHMEDIQTNVKALTAERDQLSLQCKKVQEELRRVRTGSDLSTEVLRLKEEREQADADLQRITSERDTLRERLKVAQTCALTDREEEERRILNLENTIKTLERERLDLRSQVSVLKEGRVAIEEELKARSTALVHTAEETAQQRAESSALRLLQEQMEQSLFDTQHRLSVKTNELHAAHQQMEKLEEKIAELSRHGSTQRDGVTVLQKTVSALDREKDALQDDVDQKTESLALLQDELFRKEKTLEEVRHTVKDMENSLDQLKGALSSREREIASLRRQLDSAQEELSGVGREREIALRENRRLKDDLATMTRENQAVHAEMEEALHEKDELKMRVHSYISEVARIENIMLAKEQENREMLERFRMAHGESEDRELKLQHAEGLNNSIRLELLSSDTERRHLRETVGHQEREIQEHMNALQAYEAQVSSLARGMSRLEEELQAARGEKTVLLSDLASVRELCVKLDSSKELSTRQLTSKSMELERVTGELEDVRSEAELLKKQLASERLTVRNLETLLSSNRQKEFHTHLSASERDSELKVLRDRLALADSKTAGHAREVSLLRGKVSQLQTEMDVLKRQLTTERFERERAVQEMRRQGMSFSSLRSSSPLSRSLSPRPPSPERSILRTPERSTDRSPEK, encoded by the exons ATGAGTACCAATGCAGAGAGGAAGTTCATTAACCTTCGGAAACGTCTGGATCAACTTGGATACAGACAGCCTTTGGGAATCGAGACCCTGCCACTGGTGGAAAAATTGTTCTG TGATCTGGTCCACACCACTGAAAGTCTGCGCAATGCCAAGCTCAACGCAGGGAAGACTGAGAAAGAAAGCCGTAATCTAGATGCCCTCCTGGAGCCATACAAGACGGAGAATGCCCGGCTGGTCCGGGAGAACAACGAGCTGCACGTTGGACTCCTCAAACTCAGGGAGGAGAAAGACCGAGTAAGCAGAG AGCTCAAAGCCTACATCAGAAAGCTGGACCATGAGACATCAGACCTGAAGTTCCTAAACAACCAGTATGTGCACAAGGTCCGCTCCCTGGAGAAGGACAGCAAGGCCAAGACGGAGCGTATTCAGCAGCTGCAGGAGAAGAACATGCAGGCTGTGGTGCAGACACCAG GAGGGAAAAAGCACAGCATTCCTTTCAGACGTCAGCGGATGCAGATTGATGAGCTTATCCCGCACTCCTCTGGCCCCACTCAACCTGTGGCGCAGCCTGATGACCCGTACATCGCAGATCTTCTGCAGGTGGCTGATGACAG GATCCAGGAGCTGCAGCAGGACATAACCAAACTGAAATTAGACCTTGAAAGAGCTCAGGGCGGTATCAAACACCTGCACATACAGGTTGAGGAGCGAGACAAAGAAATTGAGCGTCTTAGTCGAGCACTTGATGGAGGGCGTCCTTATGATGTCATTTCCCTAGAGGCTCAGACCATCAGCAATGAGAAACTGATTGCCCACCTTAACCTGCAG ATCGAGTACCTGCAGGAGACTAACAGGACTCTGGAGCAGAAGGTTCAGGGGCTGCAGCAGAGGAAGCAGGATGCATCCACCGAGGTGGCGGACCTCAGTGCCAAGAACCAGGAGCTGTGTCAGGAGCTCACCCACATAGACCACCTGGCCAAGCAGCTGGAGAAGGACAAGGACCTGGTGCTGGAGACTGCTGACCTGGAACTACAAGAGGCCAAG AAAGAAATCCAAAAGCAACACCGAGCCTTGGAGGACTTGGAAGATGTAATCACTAAGTTAAGAAGG GACCACGCTGAGGGAGACTACGAGAAGGACCGTCTGAGGGACCAGCTGGGGGAGCTCAGGGAGCAGAATGAGAAGATGGAGGGACTGATGAACTTcctggaggaagagaagaggaggctTCAGGACAAACTAGAGAAAATGACTGATGCTG ATAAAGAGCTGGTGCTTGAGCTGGAGAGCATGAGGTCTAAACACGGTGTGTGTGGGAAGGACCGCTCCCCATCTCGCCTGGACGCATTTGTCAGGAGCCTGGAAGAGGAGCGGGACTATTACCGACAGGAGGCTGAGCGCTACCGCAGGGCCAGGGGACCAGGCGTCATGGACCACACCCCCACGCGCAGCAGCCCAGGCAGGGGCAGGAGTCCCAGGGGGAGAACAGGCTGGCATGGCAGG GGGGACAGTGTTGATTTGGAGCTCTCCCGAACAGTGAAGGAGAGGGATGAGCTCCAGGCTGTACTGCTGGGTTTTGAGAGACATATGGAGGACATCCAAACCAACGTCAAGGCCCTTACTGCTGAGAGGGACCAGCTTAGTTTACAGTGCAAAAAG gttcaGGAGGAGCTGAGGCGGGTTCGTACAGGATCAGATCTGTCCACAGAGGTCCTGAGgctgaaggaggagagggagcaggcTGATGCTGACCTACAAAGGATCACCTCCGAGAGGGACACACTCAGAGAGAGACTAAAAGTTGCCCAGACCTGTGCTCTCACAGACCGAGAGGAAGAGGAGCGGAGGATCCTGAACCTGGAAAACACCATCAAGACT TTGGAGAGAGAGCGTCTGGACCTGCGGTCTCAGGTGTCAGTGCTGAAGGAGGGCAGGGTGGCTATAGAGGAGGAGCTGAAGGCTCGCTCCACTGCCCTGGTCCACACCGCAGAGGAGACGGCCCAGCAGAGAGCTGAGTCCAGCGCACTACG GCTGTTGCAGGAGCAGATGGAGCAGTCTCTGTTTGACACACAACACAGGCTCTCTGTGAAGACCAACGAGCTCCATGCTGCCCACCAGCAGATGGAGAAACTGGAGGAGAAAATAG CTGAGCTGAGTCGCCATGGCTCCACCCAGAGAGACGGTGTTACTGTGCTCCAGAAGACTGTCTCTGCTCTGGACAGGGAGAAGGATGCTCTGCAGGATGACGTGGACCAGAAGACTGAGAGCCTGGCCCTGCTGCAGGACGAGCTGTTCAGGAAG GAGAAGACACTGGAGGAAGTTAGACATACTGTTAAAGACATGGAGAACTCCCTAGA TCAGCTGAAGGGGGCGCTGAGCAGCCGTGAGCGGGAGATAGCCAGTCTACGCAGACAACTTGACTCTGCCCAGGAGGAGCTGTCTGGAGtggggagagaacgagagatcgCCCTGCGAGAGAACCGGAGACTAAAAGATGACCTAGCCACTATGACCAGGGAGAACCAG GCTGTGCATGCCGAGATGGAAGAGGCCTTGCATGAGAAAGACGAGCTGAAGATGAGGGTTCACTCCTACATCTCAGAAGTGGCCAGGATAGAGAATATAATGCTTGCAAAG GAGCAGGAGAACAGGGAGATGCTGGAGCGGTTCCGGATGGCCCATGGGGAGTCAGAGGACCGGGAGCTGAAGCTGCAGCACGCTGAGGGCCTCAACAACTCCATCCGCCTGGAGCTGCTCTCCTCAGACACAGAGAGACGACACCTCAGAGAGACTGTGGGACATCAGGAGAGAGAGATCCAGGAG CACATGAATGCCCTGCAGGCGTACGAGGCCCAGGTGTCGTCCCTGGCCCGGGGCATGTCCCGGCTGGAGGAGGAGCTGCAGGCGGCCCGGGGGGAGAAGACTGTCCTGCTGTCTGACCTGGCCTCTGTCAGGGAGCTCTGTGTCAAACTGGACTCAAGCAAAGAGCTCAGCACCCGCCAGCTCACCTCCAAGAGCATGGAGCTGGAGAGG GTGACAGGAGAGCTGGAGGACGTGCGCTCGGAGGCAGAGCTGCTGAAGAAGCAGCTGGCCAGTGAGAGGCTGACTGTCCGTAACCTAGAGACACTTCTCTCCTCCAATCGGCAGAAGGAGTTCCACACGCATTTGAGCGCCAGCGAGAGGGACTCGGAGCTGAAGGTTCTGCGGGACAGACTCGCCCTAGCTGACAGCAAAAC GGCAGGGCATGCCAGGGAGGTTTCACTACTCCGAGGGAAAGTCTCTCAGCTGCAGACAGAGATGGACGTGCTGAAGAGACAGCTGACCACTGAGCGCTTTGAGCG TGAGAGGGCTGTGCAGGAGATGCGCAGGCAAGGCATGTCTTTCTCCTCACTGCGGAGCTCCTCCCCCCTGAGCAGATCTCTGAGTCCCCGCCCCCCCTCCCCGGAACGTTCCATCCTGCGAACTCCAGAGCGCTCCACCGACCGGTCACCAGAGAAGTGA